Proteins encoded by one window of Cylindrospermum stagnale PCC 7417:
- a CDS encoding methyltransferase — MTQQINKSLFDVIQQPQTDGKQVWDVIIGLHAYPTILVAHELKLFPLLAENPRTIEDICQSLNLQIRAISAVLSICTSLGLVQFKENYYALTTVAREYLLETSPTSFCGYFNLMIANADSYSYAGIKKSILTDATQVYNGEDVFEVHEQKDEIARTFTRAMHSASISASLAWPETINLSGYREMLDVAGGSGAHCIGATLKCPSLKAIVFDLAPICQIAQEFINKHGLQGRISTHVGNMWNDPFPSVDLHFYSLIYHDWTPEQCRFLTKKSFDSLEPGGRLIIHEWLFNNERTEPLSTAAYNLMMLLWCAGGQQYSGLELSTMLAEVGFVDIQVKATFGYWSIVTGQKPK; from the coding sequence AAACAAGTTTGGGATGTAATCATTGGTTTACATGCTTATCCAACAATCCTAGTTGCTCATGAGCTAAAACTGTTTCCGCTTCTAGCTGAGAATCCCCGGACTATAGAGGATATTTGTCAAAGCCTCAACCTGCAAATTCGGGCAATTAGTGCAGTTTTATCTATATGTACGTCCTTGGGCTTGGTTCAATTTAAAGAAAACTATTATGCTCTCACCACTGTAGCTCGCGAGTACTTGCTGGAAACCAGCCCCACCTCTTTTTGTGGGTATTTCAATTTGATGATTGCTAATGCAGATTCATACTCTTATGCGGGAATAAAAAAGTCAATTTTGACAGACGCAACACAGGTTTATAATGGCGAAGATGTCTTTGAAGTTCATGAACAAAAAGATGAAATAGCACGGACTTTTACACGCGCAATGCATTCTGCTAGTATTTCCGCTTCCCTTGCTTGGCCTGAAACTATAAACCTTTCTGGCTATAGAGAGATGCTGGACGTTGCTGGTGGTTCTGGTGCTCATTGTATTGGTGCAACTTTAAAGTGTCCCAGTTTAAAAGCTATTGTTTTTGACTTAGCACCTATCTGCCAAATAGCACAAGAATTTATTAATAAACATGGATTGCAAGGTCGTATTAGTACTCATGTTGGCAATATGTGGAACGACCCCTTCCCTTCAGTTGATTTACATTTTTATTCCCTGATATACCATGATTGGACACCAGAGCAATGCCGCTTTCTAACAAAAAAAAGCTTTGACAGTTTAGAGCCTGGTGGTCGCTTGATTATTCATGAATGGCTGTTTAATAATGAGCGGACAGAACCACTTTCGACAGCAGCATATAACCTGATGATGCTCCTTTGGTGTGCTGGAGGGCAGCAATATTCTGGTTTAGAATTATCTACTATGCTGGCAGAGGTTGGTTTTGTTGATATTCAAGTTAAAGCAACTTTTGGCTATTGGAGTATTGTTACTGGTCAAAAGCCAAAATAA